The stretch of DNA aacgacctggattcgaaaccagaaccttcttgctgtgcgGCCACCATGCTGCAAGAAGGCATGGAGTGTAACTGTAGGAGTGCCTGGAGTAGAAGGTAGATATTAGCTTAATAAACACCTGATTGTTCTGGAAAGTACTTGTACAGACAATGAAATCTGTGAGTCaggcagcaagacgctccgcttccgAAACGcccccggtgtggtatggcacgtggcggaggacggaacaaaaccggaatGCAGCAAAGACGTGCCCAGTGGAAAATCGGAGTAAGACTACATTCTTTATAAACCCCACTGCTTCCTGTCACATCCCTGGTGTCTTTGGTTTTACAGAAAGGGACAAACATGTGTTCACTTCCTTAAAGTAATTCAGCAGGTTTCCCCTCAAAAAATGTGGACATTGTAAAATGCAGCACAGCAACTTTCCATGACATGAATTACACTAATGTCTTAAAATGTATGTGGTAATAATTTACCTCTATTAAACGCTACATGCTGCATAGCTATAGCTGCAGCTATGACTTGATTAGAATTCCAGCTCTGAGTTAGAAAATAAAACGAATACTTAGGCACGCACGGTGCAAATCAATACATTTAAACTAAATGTGCAGTGAAATGAATGTAAATTATTGCTTTGGCTGATACAACAGTAGACACAGTGTCACattcaatcaattaaaataGTCAAACAATCATGAATGTGAGCATGTGAGGAACATTCATAACAGAATCTCTGCATGGGGTCAAAGCAAAGGCAAAACACGTTTGCaaacctgtaaaaataaagttcatgaaatattaaaataatttttctagggcgcctgggtagctcacctggtagagtgtgtgcccattcagaggctcagtccttgacgcagcggtcGTGGGTTCGATTCTGACCTGCTGCtcgtcattccccctctctctcccctttaatgtCTAAGTTGTCCtatcacaaataaaggcctaaaatgcccaaaaaaataatctttaaaagcgTAAATATGTGcgaggaaataaaaaaaggttattAATTGCAAGAGGTGAAGCTCTTTTAGTATCCAAACTGGGAACTGTGCTGCCTAATGCTGGACTTTGAATATGTGTAGCTTAACAAAACAAtaagttttaaaatatttatgaacatcattTAGCAGGTTTACAAAACGTACATTTGAGCTCACAAGAAACAAACTAATGCTGTGATTGTAAGTTCTCCACATTCGATATTTTGGCAAGGACAAGTCTTAATGTCAAGTTGACATAAAAAGTACAGTACAATGTCTATCGATTAGCTAATACAGACAAAGCTAAGAGATGAACTGGCCATATTGTTTAATTGATTGAATCAGCACCAGCAACATTTCTTTTATGCTTCATTTAAACTTACATTATATATCTATAGCTCTTCatatttaatacaaaatattagtTTTGACACGTTTGACCTTGGGTCTGAAAGCCAGACTAGCAAAATATATAATGAACTGATGAGCACTAcgttgcaatttaaaaaaagggatttttttttcttattatttttttggctgAAAATTTGGGTTTATGAGAATAAGCACAGGGTCCATGACTGAGGTGTATCAGCTGTGATACAATCGTCATAAATCATTAAAGCAACAGATAATGATGAGTTGTGTGGTGCACCCTCCTCAAGCACATCTACAATCGCTATGGTCATCTCTGATGCTGGTGGTGTACCGCTGCAGTGCAGAGGGTGTagaggcagtgtgtgtgtgtgtgtgtgtgtgtgtgtgtgtgtgtgtgtgtgtgtgtgtgtgtgtgtgtgtgtgtgtgtgtgtgtgtgtgtgtgtgtctctgtgtgtgtgcagtggttGAGTGAGCTTTTGGCAGTGATGCGACATGACGTTAGCTGAGACGAGATGGACTGAGCAGAGAAGGAACAGAGCCTCCCCTCGGATGTGTCCAGCTGTTTGAGGGACCGTGTATATTAAGTGTAAAGGGTGCTCAGATTTTTTTAGTTGGCCTACCGGACATCCAGGGGAGACCTCTGTGGGGGTATGAAGGGTTCAGTGGGGAGGGTCACAGGTCAGGGGATTGTGTGTTTACAGGTTGACCAGGTGGAGGTGGGAGGCGGAGAAGTGGGGGCACAGAGCCATGTCCGGGTTCTTCAGCTGTCGCAGGATCCTCCGGTGGAACTTGGAGCGGACCCGGTTGAACTCCATTATGTCGCTGGGATCCTCCTCGATCCAGAAACGGTGGAACTCCTGCATCAGGTAACCTGCCATAaagaaggggggaaaaaatgatcctgcatgtgtgagtatataatcaatatttttagcCTCAGCTCTATGGAGCTTCATAGCGTCCTTCATTGGTTTGGTTTTCAGGCCCATAGTTTTACCATTTTAGTTTCTTctgacaaagttagcaactagctaactTCTCGCAACAAAACAGAGGAGAAACAAACTTCACTCAAATCAAAAACTCACCACTGTCACATTACTCATTCACACTGGGTTTCAGTGGTGAAATataactaaggacatttactcaacTGCTAGACTTAAGTTCTAATTTTGAcgaaatgtagttttttttttactccactgcatttaATTACTTAAGTAATTTactttatattaataataaaacatattatcAACAAATGAATGATTACGCATTATTATAGGTTAAGATAAAATGTCTGTGTTGGTGCCAATTCACCCAACAGATATAGTAgttaaaatgagctccacctaCCAGTTTCAACAAATAAAGTGATGGACACAGTAATTCATCAAGGATTGTAATTCAATAATATACTCTAATGagtacttttggtactttaagtatattttgatggtAATAATAcagttgtacttttacttaaagctttagtgcgtaactttttgatattaacaaacggccgttacattcaagccattgacaAATTATTTGCTGCAAAGCCACtgtaattaagactatcagttccacacaactctctctgtatttctcagtatgactatgttcaaaagattgtggcgtccggtgactttcccgggCGGGAAACtcgataattacctcttctgaagagtcagtcatgtttttaatcctctgtgtcctccttggctaaaagcaactgcgtggaggaggggtaggGGCACGGGCGCAATCACAgaaggctgtatcatgtggacgcgccgacagttttgttgtcattacttagaattcctcatgggggcgacaaaaactacgcactatagctttaaatcaaaatttgattgcaggacttttacttgtaacagagtatttctacactgtggtattgcgacttttacttaagtaaaggatctgagtactttttCCATCTCTGCTTGGTTTTAACTGATATGTCTTATTGAAAGATAATAGCTATTGACAATTTGGATTTAGTGTCAAGTCAATTTCAACTTTTAATCTTTTGTAAGTCAGCAGGCAGTGTTTTAGTGTTAAATGTGCTATATGGTGGCCGGTTAGCTctgttggtagagcgggcgcacatgtgcagaggtttatttctcgacgcagaaggtccagggtttgagtccgacctgtgatggttttcctgcatgtctacccctctctctctcccctttgatatctcagctttcctatctaataaaggcagaaatgccccccccccccaaaaaaaaagtatatatatatatatatatatatatatgctttatGTCAAAATCTTACCAGCGTGTCCTTACTTTAACGGTGAAAAAATACTGGTGAACCAAAACAGGCCAACATATAAAGTAtaagcacaaaaacaaaatctagATTCATATCTGATTTTGCAGCAACTGAACTCACAGAAGGTCTGCTGGAAGTGCAGCAGGCTTGGCATCTCTGGGGCCACGTTGTATAGGTGGGTCTTCAGAGCTCCAGTCACCAGCAGAGAGTAGGCCAGGTCTGTGATGTTGATGCCCACAATGGCAAAGGAGTATCTGGAAGGAGGTCGTACAAAATTATGTTAGTTTGTAGGAAGTTTTTGTATGTTTGATGGTTCAACTAGAGAAGTGTGGATGATGTGGTTTTTGAACAGACTTTAACAGACTTCATTTCCCATAAGCCCTTGACATTCACTGGAGACAAAAGAGACCGTCATTAGAGCTAAAAAGTTGGAAATATGACTTAAGAAGCGGGTGTTTGGTGGACATTGTTGATATGGATGAAACCAAACCTTAGATTCACATTGGAGCTGTAGTTTCTTTGTATGTTGACAAATTAATCGGTGTTAAAATAGCAATTCCTGTAGTGGATGCCAATTTTGTCTCAAGTAAATCCCAGGAAcacgtttatttttttcagaaagAACGATGAAAGAAATGCTCAATGAGGGAGTCACTATTCTTTTCCctgttaaagttttttttcggGGGAAGTTTTTCCTTATCCAAATCGATGGGCTAAGGATAGAGGGTATGCTTAATTTGCGATATTGTGCTATATAAAGGAAACTGACTTGAGGTAGTAGGGGTCAGCAACCTTTTTAATATGAAGTGccatttttaaatgattttgttAATAAGTGTGCCATATCACCATTAAGCCTGCCATCATATAGCGAGCCCGCTCAggcagtgtttgtttttttttcctttgtgctGCATTCTACACAGAAGGCAAGTaggagtactagccaatcagaggcagagtagggcgggtttTCACGGAATGCGGATGGGAAAGTCAATCAAACTACCGTAAATAACAGACTGTGCTCCTGCCAGTGGCTGTGAAAGATGTTATTTTGCATTTAGATTGGAACATTTCCAAAAAACACTATCAATGGTGCCAAAGTTTCCtgaaaaacgtgaaaaaaaacTACCCTACTAAAAACATCTTACAtctaaacaaaatatataagaattataaatatttttattgtcatttagcatcaaaagaaaaaaatactcaaCATCCTTTACCACCCAACTTTCACTTCATCGCAAAATACACAGGGTCCACATGAGGTGAGGGATATGGTGGATGTGAGGGGAGAACGCTGTATATCAATCATGAACTATCCCTTTAGTACAGACACTGTCACAGTAAATGACTGAAGAACAAGATATACTTTATgaatcccacaaggggaaatctaatttaaatattttcactctgttgttatatACCGTATATTCTCACACACACCAAATGCACACATGTACAGACAGGACTTATTATCATACATAGCGAGGGGGCTGCCTCACAGGAGGGCGCCTCTGGgctttggtgccttgctcaagggcacctcggcagtgcccaggaggggacctggcacctctccagttaccagtccacactctgcACTCGGGCCATGCTGGGATTTGAACCAGCGATCCTCCGGTTATTAAGCCAAGTCcccacagactgagctactgccgccTCGGGGCCTGCAGTTTACAGCTTGCTGCTCTGCTGGAGTTCCCTCACAATACTGTGTAGGATTTGTAGGAGGattttgtgtgactgtgtgtgttttttagagGGAGTCCTTGGTGTTTATCAGAGCTGATGCAGACTGGAGGcaggaggacacacacacagctaaaacACTTCCTGCATATACACACTCCATGGCCACATCACAGAGCCCCTTCGCTACTAAAACTGCTCTGTATTGAGGCCAAAAGTTGCACAGCTCCAGCAGCAGTAGCCCAGTTCTGcctcctccacacacactcatgcatgcCATCATACAGCACATGTGCAGACACTTACCCAATTGCTTTGTCTAGGTTCTTCTGTTCCCATTCAGGCTTGTTTATCTCACTGTGAAGGACACAACACTTGAGTCATGTGCTGTCTACATATGAAACAACACTGAGTGCACCACAAAACCTTCTGAGAAATCTTAAAGTCACAATAAACATTTTATGAGCTTGCTTCCTGAACTGTTGCATTTCTTGTGGAAACAGCATATCATGGCAAGGCTGTAAAACTGGAACAGATTGTTCAAAGGTATACAAATGTAAACTTATACATGTCACTTAGTTTCTTTACATGGTTTTGGAATATTCTGCAATGGCgctttgatttgtttttgtctgtataTGGTCAACATTATAGATTTACAGTTAAGCAGTGTTGAAGTCAAGTCCTCAAATATTGAGTCAGAGGTTTTGATCTGAGGTCAGGTCCAAggtaaaaaaatgtcaaatctaAAATGAGTTTGATATTTTGTAGCAAATACTCATACaataatatacacacatataccaATTATCCATAAAAGGTATGTATTCTAAAAGTGAATGTACTCAGTCTTTTGCCATGACTAAAACTATTATTACcaaagctattttttttttccgctTATTAATTCAAATGTGGGGGCACACCCATCAATATATTCAACCCCTTCTCACtgccaactcgtcaaatacggTAGCCCCCTTGGCGTCTGTATGGGACGCACTGGGCTCTCAGCATGGATGTACAATAAGTGGCTCTTTGAGCAACTGCACGACCGCGGCGTTGTTAGGTGATGTAGTATGAAGAGCGACAATGGGAGGAATGAGTATTAaagaaacaacacaggactttcacctggaGACAGGGATTCATGTCCCAtttgtgtcccgtgtgtcactttagttactttacttttcttttaaccccacccatgatctttccctaacctttgCTAAGTGGTATTATGTAGCATTagggctacgttcacaccgcaagtcttaatgcttaatttggattttttgctcagataacattttttgtttggctgttcacattaccttccactgtttgcggtttcgaactgacccacatgcgcaaaagaacaataacaatgacatcagatgcagcatgctgttgcactaaagttagggaggttatggaggaagtaagcattttcaaaaattcaaaatgtttgtgtaatggcagccgtaacattaatgagcaggtgctgaggaggagaagaatgaagaaaaagagagccaGATTGGCTATTTTGGACTTTGGcggggttatggctgcaaattcactacagaggtctgtgtggatGCAGAGACGAAGCCATGAGTGGTGGGACGGCGTTGTGAATTAGCTTCACAGAgacacagtttattcaaaacTTTCAGATGTCGAGGGCAACTTTTGattatctgtctgtgtctagggctaactcccgccgGCACATAATTTTggcaaatgtcgatgtagattgacgttAAATTCACATCAAATCCGCCTtagttgttcacactgcggccgcattgaaaaaaatcagacctgggtctgactcaggaccacatatggaagtggactaaatctgattttaaaaaatctgatctgggcaagatttgagtgatcacactacttctgaagaagtctgacctggtcatttgaccccaaaaaaaatctgatttaggccacttttgcctgcagtctgaacgtagcccaTGTGTTTCCCATGTTTAAAACCTCAACTATAGTGACAGTTCGACGCGCAGGGGTACGTAAGGGTAAGAGATGCCAATGTGAAAGTGTCACTATGTGACGAGTTGGGATGAGAACGTAGTGTTGTTTGAATTGAAAACTGGACTACCCTGCACGCTGAAAAATGATGCCAAAGGGGCATCACCAGCGTGTTAAAAAGTGAAGccaaggggtcctgaccaagcggCTGTAATTGACGCATTGGGAGTGTGAATGTGTTGCTCTATTATCCATTCAGGAAttgtattaaataaaaacaagtttacAGCACCTTTCTGCGTGGGGGCCTGTGTTGATGATGAGATGACCAAGTACAAATAACGTATACATAAATTGTgcttagtgcagctttaaatgcaTGAAACATCAGCCCAAAAAAGGAAGCTACGAATTCAGTGAAAAGAATGAAAGTGAAATCAAGTACCTTGGATTTCTGTGTGTGCTCCTACAACAGTGCATGTGAGAGTCAGAGAGGGAGGCATGGGTGGAAAGGTGGAggtggagaagaaaaagaaagcaaatCTTCATTTGTGAAATGAGACAGCCCATTTAGATGTCGATGACAAACAatatgagcagcagcagcagcagcagtcaataaAAGAAGACAGTGAATGACATCAAGCTGTAGGAATGAATGACTGAGTGCAGTTTAAAGTTAAAGAGACACACCACAAGTCAGGTAGAAAgattttaaagctgcattaattgaTGTTGAACATTGAGCGGCTTCCAATTTGCTTTATTATTGGACATTATAGATGCTGGTGATTAGCACTAATTTGATCAGGATCGGGGCGCTAAAATTTCCATGATTTTATGGCTGAGCTATTGAGCTCTTCTGATGTTAAGTTATTTTTAGCTGTACAGTTTCTATGAACCACCtgccatacatacagtacatgtacatgtttgACAGTCTCAGTTTCTGCTAAAAGCACACATTTCCTCAGTTTTTGGATCCCTACTACCCTGTAGTTGCTGTTCTCCTGAGAATACACCGGTCAACCAGACAGACTCTCTACCAAATCACTCGGTGTATTCCTTTAATTTTATCCTGCTTTGGGTAAAAGTTGAGAAAAAGGGGGCTGCTAACTTGTGCTTTGGTTGCAGGGAGTCGTGGAGCATCTGCAGGGCAGTGGCCTTGTCATGTTCTGCGAAATACCTGCAGAAAGACGAGAGAAGATTCACAAAAAGGGAATTTAAGAATATGTGGATGATTAATTTTCTAGTATTACATTTCTGAAGTTCATAAGTAGCTATTGTCTCACAGCACTTTCCAGGTcttgtgtaggcctatgtaaaaGTCCAAATGCAACCACTAATATGTCTTATTATAGTCTTATCCCATTAAAGTGTAACATGTCTTTGGATTATGATCAATGTTTTACAGAAAAAGAGCTCACAGCAGGTTGTGCAGGCCCAGCAGGCCCATGCCTCTGAAATCAGTCTTGGGATCGCTGCCTTGGAAACCAATCTCACACCACTGTTTAGAGATGCGTCCAGTGAGAGGTGTGTCAGGACGCAGCTCCTTCcacagctgcaacacacacacacacacacacacacacacacacaccacagcttAGTAAAGTTAAATTATTTCCTCTCGACAAGTGATTACAATTGTAAACTATGAATGAGGCTTTATGTTACAATGATCTAAATACAATGCCAATCCTAccattatactgtacatatattatatatattcctGTTAGGATTATATATACCTTCATCAGCATGTCCTCGTTCTCTGGGTTTTCACAGTCGTACGGCTCCTTGCGCAGCTTCTCCACTTCCACCACCAGGCTCCTGTAGCCCACAATCTGCAGCAGGCTGGCCTGAAGAGAGATGCCCAACCTGGGAGACACACAGGGAAGAGGAAGGACTGTTTGTATGAGGAAATTCTGATATATTAATGTACAAGCACAGTATTATGTTCTGAGCCACTCAAAAGCTCAGTTTGAGCAGGttggggttcagtgccttgctcgaGAGCAGGTCAGTAATGATAGCGGAATAAAGACAAACGTGTTAATTGTTCACTGTCCACAGCTGCACTGACGTTCAGTTAGTCTGAGGATTCAAAGTGTTGATCTTCTTTACCACAACACCCTAACGTAAGTGATGAAGTCACAGTGAGGTGATAATGTAATGCAGTGTCTCACTGTGGGTTGGTGTCAGGGTTAATCTTCTTCAACGCCATGATGTCCTCAATGGTTTTCTCCACTTTGTCAGGATGGATGCTGagggcagactgcagcagcTGGAGAGGACGAGagcagaaaacacagaaagatGGCAGAAACAAAAAGggacagcaggaggaggagaacgTGGGAATAGATATATAAACAGATTAAAGCTAGAAAACTCAGTGACACACCATAGACCCGTACCTCATTTTTGGAGAACCTCAGAGACGATTCTGGAAGGAAATGGTTGCAAAGTGTAAGACAACTGCAAACAGTgactttaaattattattacttttagtAGCttcaaaactatatattttgAATATGGTTCAAGGCAGAAATGAACATTTACATATTGAGTTTAAATTGTGAAAACTGCTATTGGCCCAAAGATTCTCCCCAACATGtaactttattttaatttccaaTGTTCCATTTAAAgccagaaaaataaatatgaacaatatataattaaataggctacaaatacaaataaaagggTTACTTTTTTTGCAAAAACAGATATCTCAGTTTAtatttcttttcctaaatcaGGCAGTGTGTGGGCCTACCTATCTTGAGGGTCCTGCGGGCTCCATGCTTGTTGTTGTAGCAGATTCGCTGCAGCTCGCAGTGCCCCGTAAACTTTCTGGCTACAAACTTCAGGCCCCGCCACAGACATTTACAGTAGAGGAACACAAAGAACTGGGTCACCACTCTGGAGAGGAGAAGACAGGAGGGATATGTACTTTAGTATCGATCACGATTGTGATCCTTTATAGCAAAATAAAAGGTATGTTTTATTCTTCAGAGCTTTGCAGCTTAGTATATTGGGGGATATATAGTCAAAATCCCATAGTTTTACAAAATAAAGACACGTCAAATGggctaaaaacagaaaaaaaagaggagcaGGGAGGAAGATATAAAGCAAACAGAGTCAGAAAACGGTGTTGTACTTGTCTACCAGGTTAGACTTGCAGCAGATCAAAGTGTGCTATTTTTACAGCTGACACTGAGAATGAAAATGGAGATATGTGTCTTGGGAAATGCATAGCGACCAATTAAGAAACTGTGGAGACTAAATAATTGCCAGCCTCTAACTGCTTCACTCTGCACTGAACAGGAAAGGAAGAAGGAAGAAACTCATGTCATGTTATTGTAATTTAAAACCTTCTATGGTCTAATTTCATGATCCTGAAACACACATTTAGAACCCAAATGTTGTGTTATTTTAACAGGGCTAACATTGGCAATAAAGCTGAGAAAATACATCAGCATAACCTAAAACACAAGCAGGGCCTTACTAGGTAATATCTAGGTGAGAGTTTAAAACGTTTTTAGGCCGAAATAAATCCTCCTGATGCTGACGGATCACAGCATAACATGATCTGCCATGTCTACATAAAACGAAGGCAAATACAATCCTGAAGGATTAATTCCTCCTGCTAGTCCTGTGGATGAGACTGGCATGTTAAACACTGTCATTTTCTTCACCTTCAAGGAATCGCACACCAAGAACAGGTGATGGTGGGACGATTGATACAAAGGAAATGTGACACTGAACCTCattttaaaggggcactccatcAATtctacacatacagtaaaagtcTGTTTACTAGGCTGTGAAAACACTGATAATAAGTGGGtccaaatacacacactacaaTATTTGCGTGTAGTCAAGCTGACAAGTAGACGTTTTTCGAATTATAATATGCTAACTATCTGCATCTGACTAACTCTACTTTTCTTACATATGTAAAATGATCAGTACTGATTAAGAAGAAACTTAAGAATGGTATTGCCCCTGCCTCTTGTTTAGAACATGACCAACACCTTATAAAGGCAACAATGATGTATAGATCATTGATGTATAGATCAGGTGCCTGTGCAGCACCTAACGCCGACTGCTCCACCCAGCTTGCATGAGAACGGGATTTGATTTCCTCCGTAACTAGAACAGACTAGGAAAATGTTTGGAAATCTGCAATTCAGTCCTCTAAATGTATAAGACATTTTTGTGCAGAGCTTATATCACTCCAACAAGTCTTGAGGACAATTATCCTGACCAATTTTGGCATTGCTGTGATAGCAGGAGTTTCTTTGTTGCATCTATTTTGGCAGTATTTGTGTGAATGACTGGATGGCCTCATTATTTTAAGCGTGTCCCAGTGAGCTCTGCAAACCTTCACATGCTTGAGGTCTTAACTGGCACTTGTGGATTGTGGAAATTACcagaaatacacaaatacaaGCAATAAATACTGCAAAACAATCGTGTGGGTACTGGGATGGACCCCCAAAGTGTTCTGTGGGTCTGTAGGAACTCAGAAAACGTCAGTTTGGACCTGAAGACAAATTACCAATTAAAAACAGCCTGCGTTACAATTTGGGAAATGTGTAGTTTCAAAGATGTGGATGTCCAAAAAGGAAGTCTGTAATGCATATATGCTGGTGGTTGCATCCTAGTTTGACCCAAAATTATGAACTAAAAGTCGGTATATCTCCACCTCTGATGCttagatttttgtgtctgtctattcactGAATGGAAGTGCAACACTAAATCACTGGAGTACTACTCCTTTAATCCTTCTCAATACTCTGATCAGCCAAAACCAATAAAAGGTGGAACTTGAATCTACATCAGTAAACTATTATCACGTTCATTTTAACACATTAGTACAATTACTGTAAACAAACTGTGGAAGCCATCAGTAAAACATATTTGGCAGCCTCTGCTGGGCTCCACTGTTGATTGAAAGTAATTGAAGCTAAATATATTTGAGACCAAAGCAAAAGgagtaaaatgttttattatccTAAGTAGGGTGCAGGAAACAACAGGATTTATGGGAAATGTGGTCTGAATTGGAAGTATTGTGTGAGAAACCTACagtattca from Sander lucioperca isolate FBNREF2018 chromosome 13, SLUC_FBN_1.2, whole genome shotgun sequence encodes:
- the elmod1 gene encoding ELMO domain-containing protein 1 isoform X2, whose translation is MKHFLRVVTQFFVFLYCKCLWRGLKFVARKFTGHCELQRICYNNKHGARRTLKIESSLRFSKNELLQSALSIHPDKVEKTIEDIMALKKINPDTNPQLGISLQASLLQIVGYRSLVVEVEKLRKEPYDCENPENEDMLMKLWKELRPDTPLTGRISKQWCEIGFQGSDPKTDFRGMGLLGLHNLLYFAEHDKATALQMLHDSLQPKHNEINKPEWEQKNLDKAIGYSFAIVGINITDLAYSLLVTGALKTHLYNVAPEMPSLLHFQQTFCYLMQEFHRFWIEEDPSDIMEFNRVRSKFHRRILRQLKNPDMALCPHFSASHLHLVNL
- the elmod1 gene encoding ELMO domain-containing protein 1 isoform X1, whose translation is MKHFLRVVTQFFVFLYCKCLWRGLKFVARKFTGHCELQRICYNNKHGARRTLKIESSLRFSKNELLQSALSIHPDKVEKTIEDIMALKKINPDTNPQLGISLQASLLQIVGYRSLVVEVEKLRKEPYDCENPENEDMLMKLWKELRPDTPLTGRISKQWCEIGFQGSDPKTDFRGMGLLGLHNLLYFAEHDKATALQMLHDSLQPKHKSTHRNPSEINKPEWEQKNLDKAIGYSFAIVGINITDLAYSLLVTGALKTHLYNVAPEMPSLLHFQQTFCYLMQEFHRFWIEEDPSDIMEFNRVRSKFHRRILRQLKNPDMALCPHFSASHLHLVNL